The Prosthecobacter vanneervenii DNA window TCCACTATGAGATTGGAGGTACAGTTTCAGCAGACCTTGTCATCGTGGTGGCTTCCAGCCGGTCGATACAGGTCAGGCGGATGATGGAAACCCGGGGGCTCGACGAACAGACCGTTCATAAGTTCCTGGAGGCCCAATGGCCCATCGAAGCCAAGGTTGAAAGAGCAGACGCTGTCATTTGGAATGATGGTGCGCTGGCCTCTCTTGAAGCCCAGGTGCTGACGCTGGCAAGTCCACTCTTGCAAGCATGAACGATCAAACTCCCGAATCCCCCTCCACGGTGGCCTCCCCGACAGCCACTCCCTCATCGGAGGCTCCACTTTCCACGGACAGTGCTCCTGTGGCATCTACTGAGACTCAGAGCCCGGAGGCTGCTACGACGGCCGTTGCTGAAGCGGTCGAAAAGCCCGCAGAGGTGCAGAAACCGGAAGGAGCACAGCCGCCATTCCCGGAGGAAATTTCCATCAACGAACTGCAGGATGCATCCTTGGGGGAGCTTCTGGAACTGGCGGACAAGGTGGGCTTCCGCCTGAACGCAAGCCGCAGCAAGCACCAGCTCATTTATGACCTGTGCTCCTGGATGGCCGAGCACAAGACCCGGCTGAAGGTAGAGGGTGTGCTGGAAATCGGCACCGACAACTACGCGCTGATCCGCTACCCGAAATACAGCTTTGCGCCTCTGCCGGAAGACGTGTTTGTGCCGCTTTTCCTGGTCAGAAAGTTTAACCTGCGCGCCAGCCAGAGGATCGCCGGCCAGGCCAAGGCCCCAAAGGATCGTGACAAGTACATCGCGATCGACCGCATCACGGAAGTGGAAGGCGTGCCTATTGAGCAGTGGGAGACGCCGGTGGAGTTTGACAAGCTCACAGCCACTTTCCCGAACAAGCGCATCATTTTGGAAACTCCAAAGCCCTGCGCTGTCAGCTCCCGCATTCTGGACTTGGTGGCCCCGCTGGGCAAAGGCCAGCGCGGTTTGATCTGCGCACCGCCACGCTCTGGCAAGACGGTGATCCTGAAGGACATCGCCCGTTCCATCACGCAAAATCACAAGGAGATCACGCTCATCGTGCTGCTTCTGGACGAGCGGCCAGAGGAAGTGACGGATTTTGAGGAAACCGTGCAGGGCTGCGAGATTTACAGCTCGACCTTTGATGAAGGTCCGAAGAGGCACAGCCAGGTGGCGGAGATCGTGCGTGAGCGCGCCTGCAGACTGGTGGAGCTGAAGAAGGATGTGGTGATTCTGCTGGACAGCATCACGCGACTGGCCCGTGGCTACAATGCGCTGAACGGCGGCAAGGACCGCACGGGTTCCGGTGGTGTGGGCGTCAAGGCGCTGCAGAAGCCGCGCAAGTTTTTCGGGTCCGCCCGCAATGTGGATGAAGGAGGAAGCCTGACGATCATCGCCACGGCCTTGATCGAAACGGAGAACCGCATGGATGACGTGATCTTTGAGGAATTCAAAGGCACGGGCAACATGGAGGCCACCCTGGATCGCGAAATCTCCGAGCGCCGCATCTTCCCGGCGCTGCATCTGCTGAAGTCCGGCACACGGCGTGACGACCTGCTCTACCATCCGGATGAATTCCGCCGTGTGACCCAGGTGAGGAAGCAGCTGGCCGCTGTGCCAGCTGTGGAGGCACTTGAGATGCTGATCCGAAACATTAATCGCACCAGCAACAATGCTGAAATCCTTCTGCTGGGACTGAAATGAACGAGGAAGGATCAACCCAGGCGCCGGACTACGAGTTCATCGACACTCCAGCTCATCTCGAGAAGTGGATCGGCCAGATGCGCCTCTGGCTGGCAGAAAGCCCTGACAAACGCTGCTGCCTCGACACCGAGGCGGACAGTCTGCATCATTACCATGAGAAGCTGTGCCTGCTGCAGGTGAACTGCGCGGGCAAGTACGCGCTGGTGGATCCGCTGGCCATCTCTGATGTTTCCCCCCTGCTGGAACTGCTGGATGCGCATGAGCTGTGGTTCCATGGAGCAGACTACGACCTGACGATGCTGAGGCGGACTTACGACTGGAGCCCGCGGGTGATCCGGGACACGCAGATCGCGGCACGTCTGCTGGGCGCGAGGCAGTTTGGGCTGGCTGCGCTGGTGAAAAACGCTTTTGATCTGGATCTTTGCAAAGCCTCGCAGAAGGCTGACTGGAGCCGCCGCCCACTGCCGCCAAACATGCTTTCGTATGCGGTGGATGACGTGCGCTATCTGCTGCCGATCGCGGACAAATTTGTGGCTGAGCTCAAGGCCAAGGGCCGGGAAGAATGGTTTCACGAAAGCTGCCGCTCCCTGCAGGAAGATGTGGCTGCGAGAGAAAAGATCTCGCGTGAAGATCCCTGGCGTGTGCAGGGGTGTGGCAGATTGCATCCCAAAGGTCTGGCGATTCTGAAGGCCATGTGGGAATGGCGCGAGGGCATCGCCCGTGAGCGTGACACGCCCTGTTTCAAGATCATGTCCAACAAGCAGATGGTGGCCTATGCCGAGCAGTTTGAGGCTGGGCAGTCGCTGAATCCGCCGAACGGCTGGCGCCCGCGCTGGAAGAAGGAGTTTTTTGACATCGTGGTGGCGATCATGGCCTCTGCTCCCGCCGACTGGCCCCAGCGTGCCAAGAAGACAAAGGGACGCCTGAGCGATGCGCAGAGAGAGCAGATCGACAAACTGTGTGCCTACCGTGAACAGGTGGCGCAGGGACTGGAGATCGAAGCCTCGCTGCTGGGATCGCGCGCCACCATCGAGGAACTCGTCATTGATGGCGATCCTGCCAGTCATCTGATGAGCTGGCAGCACGACCTGATGGCGCAGGGCCTGGAGCAGGTGTTGAGTGCGGTAGAGCAGGCGTAGATAGAGGATTCGGTGGCCTGTTTTCGCATCTGCAGAGGGGTTGCGGATCAGCGGTGACGCCGGGTGATGTGGGATCGGGACGATCCCACTCCGCCAGATGGCTGGCAGATGGCCAGTAATGCGGGTGTCCACGCATGACACCTGCGGCCCGTGTGATCTGCGGTGCTGTCTTTGTTTTGAAAGTGCAGCGCTACTTCTGCTGCATCCAGGCTGGTAGAACGATGTCCGCACTTTTGACCGGGGTGGTGTCGCCTTTCCAGGCGAAGCCGACGTTTTCAAAGCTGGTGCGCTTTTCTCGTAGAAAGGCAAGCAGGCGCTGGCCCATCTGGCGGTAGGGGGAGTCTTTGCGAACGGCGAAGGGCTGCACGGCCTTGGATTTGTCCGCAGGCAGGGGGATGGCTTCGAAGTGTTCTTTGTCGTTGTTGATGTTGATGCCGTACACCACGGCCGCATCGAGTGAGCCGGTGCGCATTTGATTGACGAGGAAGTCGGCGGTGGGGACCTGGGACGAGGCGTTTTTGCTGACGCTTTCCAGGAGGTTCATGGACTTGAGGATGGAGCGGGTGAGGTAGCCGATGGTGGACTGCTCGGCATTGCACAGGCCGACGCGGAGGCCGGGGCGGGCGAGGTCTGAGAGGGTGTGGACGCCTTTGGGGTTGCCCTTCGGAACGGCGATGACGATCTCGGCTTCGGTGAGCAGGATGGCCTCGGGAAACTGCTCGGCCACAGGCGGGACGAAACAGACATCGCAGGCGTAATAGACGTCCGGATACTTGGGATTAGCGCTGTCTCCCATGGTCTTCATGGCGGCGCAGAGGATGCCGCAGCCGTTGAAGACAGTGGTCATGGTGATGCCCTCGTGAGCGGCGAACTCATGAAGGAGCTTTTCGATGGCGGGGCGGTTCACGCCGCCGCTGTAGAGGATGAGGTCGGGGCGCATGGCCCATTTGTCTCCGGGCACGGCCTTGAAGCCCTGCTTCTTAAACACGGCGGCACCTTTCTCCGGAGCGGTGAGGTAGCGGGCAAAGCGCAACGCCTCTGCTGGATGCTGGCTGAAGGAAAGCACGGCGGCGGTGCCGGATTCGGTGTGCTTGGAAAACTCCGGCAGCATGACGGCCTCCAGCCCTTTGAACTGCGGCACCACCGAGTCCCACACGATGGCGGCATCGACGGCACCGAGGGAGAGGTCGGCGGCGATTTCAGTGACGGTGGGTTTCATCACGGCGGCTTTGGCAGCGAGCGCGTCCCACTCGGGGCCGAGGATCTTTTTCACCACACGGCCGATGCTGGCGGCCTCGGGATTGGCCAGGGCGACTTTGATTTCGGGAGTCTTCAGCGCGGCGAGGCTGTCGATGTGCTTCGGATTGCCCTTGGCCACAGCGACGACAGGCTGCTGTTTGACCAGAACGAACTCCTCGCGGGTGACGCCGAGTTTTTTGGCATCGGCCAGAGCGCCGTCATCTGCGGCGATGAAGATGTCGCCATGCTTGGCGATTTTGAGCTGGCTGAGCAGTGTGCCGGTACCGCCGAACTGCAGGCGCACCTCGATGCCGGTTTCCTTTTGATAAGCAGCGGCGATTTCCTCGACCGGCTTTTTCATGCCTGCAGCGCAGAAGACGGTGATGGGGGCGGTGCTGGTCTTGGAAGGTTTCAGCGCGACCCAGGCGGCACCTGCGGCAGCCCCCAGGCAGAGAACGACGATCAGTTTCTTCAGCATGATGCTGGAACGTGCCAGAAGAGGAAAGCTATGCGATCAATTTCTCAATCACCTGGCCGCCGAACTGGCTGAGCTGCTTGAAGCGTCCTGCGTGGTAGAAGGTGAGCTTGTTGTCGTCCAGGCCGAGGAGGCGGAGGAGGGTGATGTGGAGATTGCGCACATGGTGCACTTCCTCGACAGCTTCCATGCCGCGATCATCCGTGCTGCCGATGGTGTGGCCTGCTTTGCAGCCGCCCCCGGCGAGCCAGATGGTCATGGCCTTGGGGTTGTGGTCGCGGCCATAGGCGGTGCCGCCGCGCACGCCGTTGTCCGGGGTGCGGCCGAATTCGCCGCACCAGACGATGAGGGTGTCGTCCAGCAGGCCGCGCTGCTTGAGGTCTTTGATGAGGGCGGCGATGGGCTGGTCCACCTGATGGATGAGATTGCCATGGGCGCGCTCGATGTAGTCGTGGCTGTCCCAGGTGCCGGCGTAGAGCTGGACAAAGCGCACGCCTTTTTCCACGAGCTTGCGGGCGAGCAGGCACTTGCGGCCAAAGGCATCGGTGGCACCGCTGCCGATTCCGTACATGGCTTTGGTCTTTTCGTCCTCCTTGCTGAGATCGAGAGTCTCGGGCACCTGAGTCTGCATGCGGAAGGCGAGCTCGTAATTGTGCATGCGGGCCTGCAGTTCATCGTGCCAGGGGTGGGTCTCGGCGTGCTTGGTATTGAGCTGGGCGAGCAGGTCGAGATTGGCGCGCTGGTGCTCGGCGGAAATGCCGGGTGGGGGCTGGAGATCGAGAATCGGGGAGCCTTTGGGGCGCAGCGGAGTGCCCTGAAACTGGGCTGGGAGGTAGCCATTGCTCCAGTTGGCGCTGCCGCCCTGCGGGTAGCTGATTTCGGGAAGCACGACGAAGCCGGGGAGGTCCTGATTCACGGAGCCGAGGCCATAGGTGACCCAGGCACCGATGGCGGGATCGCCGCCAAAGCGGTTGCCGCAGTTCATTTGATACATGGCGGTGGGGTGGTTGACTGAATCCACTTGGCAGCCACGGAAGAAGCAGAGGTCATCGGCGACGGTGGAGAGGTGTTTCCAGGGCTCGCTCATCCATGCGCCGCTGTGGCCGTGCTGGGCGAACTTGAAGGGGGACTTCACGTAGTAGCGCTTGCCGCTTTCCATGGCGGACTTCTGCTTTCCCTCGCGGACGAACTCTTTGAGGTGGAGTTTTTCGAGAGCGGGTTTGGGATCGAAGGTGTCGATGTGGCTGGGGCCGCCCTCCATCATAAGGAAGATGCAGCGCTTGGCCTTCGCAGGAACCTGCTGGGCTTTGGGGGCGAGGGGGGCTTGAGCTTCAGATGCCAGCAGTGAGGTGAGCGCCACGCTGCCGAGAGATGCGCCGAGGCCATACACAAACTCGCGGCGTGTGGGGGCATGCAGTGCGCGTGATCCTGCACAGGGGAAGAAGTGAGGGTTCATGGCTCAGTAGAGGTAGGCAAATTCGTTGGAGTTCAGCAGCACGAGGCAGACGTCTGCGAGTGCTCGTGTACGGGCATCGACATCGGCGGACTGGAGGTCGGGGACGAAGTCGGCGTAGCCGGGCAGGTTTTCCTGGAAGCTGAATTTCTCGCCGGTGTTTTCCTCCACAGCGTCTCGCTTCACGGTGAGCGGCGGGGATGACTGGGGGAAGGTGAGGCCGGTTTGTTTCTTTTCCATGGCCTGCCAGTGAGCGGTGCAGGCGTTTTTTTCATCTGCGGATGGAGCGCGGCCATAGGTGAGCTGGAAGATGCGGGTGATAGCATCGGGTGTCTTTTCCTTCAGAACGCGGTTTGCGAGTGCGAGTGCGCGGCTGTAGCTGGCCTGGCCATTGAAGAGGCTGAAGACCTGGGGGGTGACGGTGGAGACCTCGCGGGCTTCGCAGGAGAAGTCGGGGGCAGGTTCATTGAAGACCTCCATGAAAGGATCCCGAACGCCGCGAATTTTGAGCGCGTAGAGGCTGCGGCGGTGGCGCTGTGCAGGCAGAGCATTGGGCACCCAGGCGGCGGCAAAGGTGCCCATGACCTGGCGTGGCTGCATGGCCACCTCGATATTGATTTCAGGGCGATTGGGGATGCCGCCGAGCGCGGGGTTGAACTCGCCGGTGATGCTGAGCATGGCATCGCGCAGCTCCTCGGCCATGAGGCGGCGGGGCTTGAAGACAGCGTAGGTTTTTTCAGCCTCTTCGCGAGTGAGGGGTGAAATCTTGTCGGCAGAGCGGGCTGGAGTGCCCGCGCTCCCTTCGAACTTTGCGCTGCGCTGGTAGGTGGCGCTGGTCATGATGATGCGGTGCATCTCTTTGATGGACCAGTTTTTCTCCATCAGCGTTGCGGCCAGCCAGTCGAGCAGGGCAGGGTGCGTGGGCTTTTTGCCGGTGCTGCCGAAGTTGTTCGGATTGCCCGCGATGGCCTGGCCGAAGTGCCAGAGCCAGAGGCGATTGACGATGACGCGGGCGGTGAGCGGATTGTCCTTGCTGGCGATCCAGTTTGCCAGCGCGGTACGGCGGCCGGTGATGGCGTCTGAGAATTCGATGCTGTTGAGAACTGAGAGCACGCCGGGTTTGACGGCCGCGAGTGGAGAGAAGGGATCGCCACCGCTGAGGATGGCGGTCTTTTCCAACTCGCCAGTGGTCATGGGGGACTGCGGCATGCGGATGGGCTGATTGATGCTGGTGACCTGAGGGGTGAGGCCGTCATAGACGCTGAAGGCAAAGGGCTCGTAGCGTTCCAGCTCCCACTTCAGGCGTTCGAGGCCTTTGCGGGCCACGCGCTCGTTGCCGTAATCCTCGGGCTCAAAGCCGACGAGCTTGGGCGGGTATTGATCCTCGGGAACGTTTTGTTTTTGCAGGGCGGCGCGTGCGGTTTCAAAGACGCCGGTGAAGCTGCGGCCCTTCTTCATTTTGCCGCCGCCTGCGATGAAGGCGCTTGCGGATGTCACGGCTTTGTCCCAGGCGCTGCGATCGAGATTCTTTTCGGCATACCATTTTGAAGCATTTGCGAGCATCTTTTCGTCAAGGCGGGCTAGCATGGCCAGGTGCTCGTCGCGGCGTGACTCCAGGTATTTTTTCTCCTCAAAGCCGGTGGTGTTTTCCACGGGCAGGAAGGGGGCCGGGCGCTCGACGAGCTGGGTGGTGCCAAAGCAGGCCTGGATGGCGTAGTAGTCGTGCGTGGGCACGGGGTCGAACTTGTGATCGTGGCAGCGGGCGCACTGCAGCGAGTGGGCGAGGAAGGTCTCGCCGACGCTGTTGGTGACGTCATCGAGGAAGCGCTGGCGGGCGATCTTGGCGACCTCCATGCTGGTGAGCTCCCAGGGGCCCATGCGGAGGAAGCCGGTGGCGATGAGGAGTTCGGAGTTTGCCGGAGAGGGGGCAGGAATGCCCCCGTTACGGGGCAGAGAGTTGCGGGCAAGAGTGCCCGCGCTCCCTTCACTGGCAGGAGTTGTCGCTGGGGCGACTGAATTGCGGGCAGGAGTGCCCGCATCACTTTGCTGCATTTCGTCTCCGGCGATTTGTTCTTTGATGAAGTGGTCGTAGGGCTTGTCGGCATTGAAACTGCGGACGACGTAGTCGCGGTAGCGCCAGGCGTTGCCGCGCTCGTAGTCGTTGGCAAAGCCGCTGCTGTCCGCGTAGCGGGTGACATCGAGCCAGTGACGCGCCATGCGCTCGCCGTAGTGAGGGGAGTCGAGCAGGCGGTTGACTAGATGCTGGACGCTCGATGCTGGATCCTTGCTATAGCTTTGCTCGAAGGCGGCGACTTCCTCGGGAGTGGGAGGGAGTCCGGTGAGGTCGAAGGTGGCGCGGCGGATGAAGGTGCGTGGATCGGCGGCGGGTGCGGGGTCTTTGACAGCGAGGAGGAAGTCGATGGGATGCTGGCCAGCGGGCACGGCGGGCTTTTTCACTGGCTGGTAGGCCCAGAGGCCTTCGGGTTTGTAGCGGCGGCTGGCCCATTCGGGGGAGAGAGCACCAGAGGTTTTCACCACGATGCCATCTTCGGCGCTCCATTTTTCGGCGTTGGCTTTGGCGATGGCGGCACGTTTTGTTTCGTCAGGCCACGGAGCACCTTCAGCGATCCAGATTTTGATCCATCCCAACTGCTCGGCATAGAGCTTGTCGGCTTCCTTGGGGGGCATGGGCTCCCAGTCGTCGGCGTGCTGACGAGTGGAGGCGAGGTAGAGCGGGCTGTCCTCAGGCCTGCCGGGAATGATGGATTTCTTTTCGCTCTCGCCGCCCTTCATGGCGCTCTCCTGCGTGCGCATGTCGTAGCCGCCTTTTATCTTCTTTTCGTCATTGCCGTGGCAGGCGAGGCATTTTTCCTGAAACAGCGGCCAGATGCGGCGCACGAAGAGCGCCTCGGCATCCTCGGCATGGAGAGAAGATGCAGCCAGGAGCAGGCTTATGAAAAAGGTTTGGCGGGTGGTCATTCGGGTTTGCCGTGGTCGTAGAGGTTACGGACTTCAGAAGCCTTTAATGCGGCGCTGTAGATGGCGAATTCGTCGATGGCGCCGTTGAGATTGCGGATGGGGAACTGGTGGCCCTGAGTGGGCAGCCCCCAGTTGCCGATCTCGCAAGGGCCGAATACGATGTCGCGTCCGGGCTGGTGGAGCTTGGAGATTTCGCGTCCGACTTCCTGGCCATCGAAGTACTGGATGACCTCTCCGCTGGTGTTGTCATACGTGACAGCGAGATGGTGCCAGCGGCCGAGGCTGTCGGCAGTGAAGACGGGGCGGCTGAAGTACATCTGGTTGTACTTCGCGCTCTTGGCGGCCTCTGCCGGGCGATACATGATGGAGAACATGAGGCTGCCGTCCTCGTAGATCTGCCAGTGGGGCTCGCCGTTATCGTAGCCGTCGGTGAGGAGGAGAGAGTTGTACTTTTTGTCCACGGAATCGACCTTGACCCAGCAGGCGAGGGTGAGGGCGTGGTAGGTGCCGTCGAGGTTGAGCCGCACGCGGTCGCCGGGGCGCTTGAATTCCAGTGCTTCCTTTTTCTGCCAGCGACCCTGGGTCCAGCTGGCGCCGACCGCGCCACCAGCACGGCTGGGGCGGCGGGGTTCGGTGAAGTTATTGACGAGGCGGTCCCAACGGTCGTCCTCCCAGTGCTTGAAGGTGTAGTAGGCGATGAGGCGCGGGTCTTTGCGCGTTTCGAGCGACCACTGCTGCCATTCATCAAAGCGCTGTGTGTCGCGCTTTTGCACGAGGCCGTGAAGCTCATTGATGGAGAGGAAATCCTTGGGCGAGATGCTGGCGGTTTTGGCTGAGGAAAGGGACATGCCTTGCTTCAGGCTTGCGGAGGTTTGAGCATCGGTGTGGGCGATGACCTCGCCTTCGAAGACATGCACGGCGCTGGTGTTGTCCTTCACATTGAGGGCGAACTCGGTGCCGAGGTCTTCGAGCTTCATGCCGGGGGCGTGCATGAGGAAACCTTTGGCAGCAGGTGGCACATGTACCCGCACGCGACCGCTGAGGCAGCGTGCCTCCCAGGCGGAGAGGATTTCGATCTCGGCAGCGCCTTCGATCAAAGCGGTGGCGCCGCTGTAAAACTCGATCTGGGCGAGGCCCTGGGTGAGCTTGACGGTGCCGGGCTTGAGGGTGTCGCCGCTGCGGAGTGCCGTGGCAAACTTTGCAGCCATGGTCTGGCTGAGCATGGCGACGCCGTTGGAGGTGGCCTCGGTTTCCGCTGGGTGGCGGGGCCAGAAGAGGAAGGCGCAGGCGATGGCTGCGGCGGCTGCGGTGAGAGAGGGCCACCAGCGGCGAGGCGGAGATTTTTTGGGTGTGGCTGTTGGCAGGCGGCCAGTATTGACGGCGGGCTGCAGCAGCAGGCGTGCATGCTGATCGACGAGCTCCAGGTAAAGGCGGCGTGCCTGCCAGTCGGAGCGCAGCAGGGCTTCGAGCTGCGCTTGCTGCTCGGGTGTGATCTCGCCATCGATGGCGGCGTGGATGAGGGATTCGAGATTCATGTGAGGCCCTCGGTGTGAAGCTGACGTGAGACGCACTCGTGAAGGCGCTGGCGCAGCAGCTCGAGATTGCGGAAAAGGGTCCGGCGACTGAGGGAAAAGCGGCTCATCATTTCCTCCGCGCTCTGGCGCTGGGCGTAGCGGCTGGTGACGAGCTCCTGATCCTGCGGGGTTAGCTTTTGCAGGCAGGCATCCAGCAGGCGCAGGCGCTCATCGAGCTGTGGCTCGATGTGGGAGCGCTCGCTGGCGAGGAGGTCCATGACGTCCTCGCTGAAGAGAAGCGGCGAGCGTGAGGATTTCTCGCGGTGCTTCTGCACCTGAAGGTAGGCGAAGCGGTAGGCCCAGGGGAGAAAGGGGCGGGCGGGGTCGTACTCGGCGAATTTGCGATACAGCGCCAGGCTCGTCTCCTGCAGGATGTCGCGGGCATCCGCCTCGCGAGGGACGAGGCTGAAGATATAGCGAAACAACGGCTCCTGATGCTGCGTGAGCAGGAGGACGAGGGTCTCGGTGCTGGATGGAGAATCTGACATGGCCGCTAGGTATTCCCGGTGGGGAGGAGAGGAGTGCCAAAAATTGTACCAGAGGAGCGGCCTACGGAATACACGGAATGCACGGAAATCAGAAGTCAGGGACTGGCTCCGTGTATTCTGTGTATTCCGTAGGTATACAATCGGTTGAGTGAGCGGGTGTTGTTGCGGCGCTGCCGGTTTGTTGCCAGTGTGTCGGAGTTCGCATGAATCTCAAATCTCTCGCCCAGCATCTTGGTATTTCGGCCAGCACGGTTTCGCGTGTGATGGCGGGGCGGGGGGATGAGTTTCGGATCGCGAAGGAGACGCAGAAGCACATTCTGGATGAAGCGGCGGCGATGGGGGTGCGTCCGGATGAGCTAGCGCGGAGCCTGCGTCTGCAAAGCACGCGCACGCTGGGGCTGGTGATTCCGGACATCTCGAATCCGTTCTTTGCTGCGCTGGCGCGGGCGGTGGAGAGGCGTGCACGGGCGCAGGGCTACACGGTGTTGCTGGCTGATTCGCAGGAGTCCGCGGAGGTGGAGGCGGAGTGCATCCGCATGCTGGTGGATCGACGGATTGACGGGCTCATCCTTGCGCCAGTGGGAGGTGAGTCCGCGCACCTGAAACCTCTCATTTCATCCGGGCTGCCGCTGACGCAGGTGGATCGTGTGTTTACCTCGTTGAAGACGGCTGCTGTGGTGGCTGACAATTTTGCCGGAGCGTGTGAGGCTGTGAGGAGGCTGGTGAAGCTGGGGCACAAGCGCATCGCTTGCCTGCAGGGGAGGGAGGACAGCTCGGTTATTGCCGAGCGTGTGCGTGGCTATCGCGCCGGGTTGAGTGAAGCGGGGCTGCGGTTTGAGAAGAGGTTTCTGGCAGGTGGGGAGCATTCGCTGGCCATCGCTCGGGAGCACACGCTGAAGCTGCTGGACGCGCGGCCACGTCCCACGGCGATTCTCGCGCTGAGCAATCAGCTTGCGCTGGGGGCGCTGGAGGCGGTGCGTGAACGAGGGCTGGAGATCCCAAATGATCTCTCGCTGATCGCCTTTGATGAGCAGCCCTGGGCCTCGCTGCTCTCTCCGCCGCTGACAACTCTGGCGCAGCCGGTGGAGGACATGGGCACAGTGGCGGTGGACCGCCTGTGCGAGCTGATCAAGCGAGGCGGAAAGCCATCCCGGAAGGCGCTGACGACGCTGCCGGTGCGGTTGATCGAGCGCGCGTCCATCGGGCCCAAGAAGAAAGATTGACCGAAAGTATTCCTTCTGCACAATCGTTTGCGCAAAGTCGTCTTTTCCAGCCATGAAATGCCTTGTTCCACTTCTTCTCGCCAGCCTGGCGCTCATTTCCTGCAAGCCTGCGGGCGGGCCTGCCAGTTCGACTGCCACAGGAAAACCCAAGGTGGCGCTGGTGATGAAGTCGCTGGCGAATGAGTTTTTCCAAACCATGGCCGAAGGCGCAAAGAAGCACCAGTCGGCGCATGCGGCGGACTACGAGCTGACCGTGAACGGCATCAAGAACGAGACGGATCTCGCTGAGCAGGTGGGGCTGGTGGATCAGATGGTGTCGCAAGGAGTGCAGGCCATCGTGATTGCCCCGGCGGACTCCAAGGCGCTGGTGACGGTCCTGAAGCGCGCGAAGGCGGCGGGCGTGCTCATCATTAACATCGACAACAAGCTGGACGCCGACGCGCTGAAGCAGGCGGGCCTGAGCGTGCCGTTTGTGGGGCCTGACAACCGTGCGGGTGCGAAGGCGGTGGCGGAGGTGCTGGCAAAGAAGCTCAAGGCGGGAGACGAGGTGGCGATCATCGAAGGCGTGACGACGGCCTTCAACGGACAGCAGCGCAAGGCTGGCTTTGAAGATGCG harbors:
- the rho gene encoding transcription termination factor Rho produces the protein MNDQTPESPSTVASPTATPSSEAPLSTDSAPVASTETQSPEAATTAVAEAVEKPAEVQKPEGAQPPFPEEISINELQDASLGELLELADKVGFRLNASRSKHQLIYDLCSWMAEHKTRLKVEGVLEIGTDNYALIRYPKYSFAPLPEDVFVPLFLVRKFNLRASQRIAGQAKAPKDRDKYIAIDRITEVEGVPIEQWETPVEFDKLTATFPNKRIILETPKPCAVSSRILDLVAPLGKGQRGLICAPPRSGKTVILKDIARSITQNHKEITLIVLLLDERPEEVTDFEETVQGCEIYSSTFDEGPKRHSQVAEIVRERACRLVELKKDVVILLDSITRLARGYNALNGGKDRTGSGGVGVKALQKPRKFFGSARNVDEGGSLTIIATALIETENRMDDVIFEEFKGTGNMEATLDREISERRIFPALHLLKSGTRRDDLLYHPDEFRRVTQVRKQLAAVPAVEALEMLIRNINRTSNNAEILLLGLK
- a CDS encoding DUF1501 domain-containing protein, which encodes MNPHFFPCAGSRALHAPTRREFVYGLGASLGSVALTSLLASEAQAPLAPKAQQVPAKAKRCIFLMMEGGPSHIDTFDPKPALEKLHLKEFVREGKQKSAMESGKRYYVKSPFKFAQHGHSGAWMSEPWKHLSTVADDLCFFRGCQVDSVNHPTAMYQMNCGNRFGGDPAIGAWVTYGLGSVNQDLPGFVVLPEISYPQGGSANWSNGYLPAQFQGTPLRPKGSPILDLQPPPGISAEHQRANLDLLAQLNTKHAETHPWHDELQARMHNYELAFRMQTQVPETLDLSKEDEKTKAMYGIGSGATDAFGRKCLLARKLVEKGVRFVQLYAGTWDSHDYIERAHGNLIHQVDQPIAALIKDLKQRGLLDDTLIVWCGEFGRTPDNGVRGGTAYGRDHNPKAMTIWLAGGGCKAGHTIGSTDDRGMEAVEEVHHVRNLHITLLRLLGLDDNKLTFYHAGRFKQLSQFGGQVIEKLIA
- the modA gene encoding molybdate ABC transporter substrate-binding protein yields the protein MLKKLIVVLCLGAAAGAAWVALKPSKTSTAPITVFCAAGMKKPVEEIAAAYQKETGIEVRLQFGGTGTLLSQLKIAKHGDIFIAADDGALADAKKLGVTREEFVLVKQQPVVAVAKGNPKHIDSLAALKTPEIKVALANPEAASIGRVVKKILGPEWDALAAKAAVMKPTVTEIAADLSLGAVDAAIVWDSVVPQFKGLEAVMLPEFSKHTESGTAAVLSFSQHPAEALRFARYLTAPEKGAAVFKKQGFKAVPGDKWAMRPDLILYSGGVNRPAIEKLLHEFAAHEGITMTTVFNGCGILCAAMKTMGDSANPKYPDVYYACDVCFVPPVAEQFPEAILLTEAEIVIAVPKGNPKGVHTLSDLARPGLRVGLCNAEQSTIGYLTRSILKSMNLLESVSKNASSQVPTADFLVNQMRTGSLDAAVVYGININNDKEHFEAIPLPADKSKAVQPFAVRKDSPYRQMGQRLLAFLREKRTSFENVGFAWKGDTTPVKSADIVLPAWMQQK
- a CDS encoding PSD1 and planctomycete cytochrome C domain-containing protein, with translation MTTRQTFFISLLLAASSLHAEDAEALFVRRIWPLFQEKCLACHGNDEKKIKGGYDMRTQESAMKGGESEKKSIIPGRPEDSPLYLASTRQHADDWEPMPPKEADKLYAEQLGWIKIWIAEGAPWPDETKRAAIAKANAEKWSAEDGIVVKTSGALSPEWASRRYKPEGLWAYQPVKKPAVPAGQHPIDFLLAVKDPAPAADPRTFIRRATFDLTGLPPTPEEVAAFEQSYSKDPASSVQHLVNRLLDSPHYGERMARHWLDVTRYADSSGFANDYERGNAWRYRDYVVRSFNADKPYDHFIKEQIAGDEMQQSDAGTPARNSVAPATTPASEGSAGTLARNSLPRNGGIPAPSPANSELLIATGFLRMGPWELTSMEVAKIARQRFLDDVTNSVGETFLAHSLQCARCHDHKFDPVPTHDYYAIQACFGTTQLVERPAPFLPVENTTGFEEKKYLESRRDEHLAMLARLDEKMLANASKWYAEKNLDRSAWDKAVTSASAFIAGGGKMKKGRSFTGVFETARAALQKQNVPEDQYPPKLVGFEPEDYGNERVARKGLERLKWELERYEPFAFSVYDGLTPQVTSINQPIRMPQSPMTTGELEKTAILSGGDPFSPLAAVKPGVLSVLNSIEFSDAITGRRTALANWIASKDNPLTARVIVNRLWLWHFGQAIAGNPNNFGSTGKKPTHPALLDWLAATLMEKNWSIKEMHRIIMTSATYQRSAKFEGSAGTPARSADKISPLTREEAEKTYAVFKPRRLMAEELRDAMLSITGEFNPALGGIPNRPEINIEVAMQPRQVMGTFAAAWVPNALPAQRHRRSLYALKIRGVRDPFMEVFNEPAPDFSCEAREVSTVTPQVFSLFNGQASYSRALALANRVLKEKTPDAITRIFQLTYGRAPSADEKNACTAHWQAMEKKQTGLTFPQSSPPLTVKRDAVEENTGEKFSFQENLPGYADFVPDLQSADVDARTRALADVCLVLLNSNEFAYLY
- a CDS encoding ribonuclease D — encoded protein: MNEEGSTQAPDYEFIDTPAHLEKWIGQMRLWLAESPDKRCCLDTEADSLHHYHEKLCLLQVNCAGKYALVDPLAISDVSPLLELLDAHELWFHGADYDLTMLRRTYDWSPRVIRDTQIAARLLGARQFGLAALVKNAFDLDLCKASQKADWSRRPLPPNMLSYAVDDVRYLLPIADKFVAELKAKGREEWFHESCRSLQEDVAAREKISREDPWRVQGCGRLHPKGLAILKAMWEWREGIARERDTPCFKIMSNKQMVAYAEQFEAGQSLNPPNGWRPRWKKEFFDIVVAIMASAPADWPQRAKKTKGRLSDAQREQIDKLCAYREQVAQGLEIEASLLGSRATIEELVIDGDPASHLMSWQHDLMAQGLEQVLSAVEQA